The following are from one region of the Bos mutus isolate GX-2022 chromosome 18, NWIPB_WYAK_1.1, whole genome shotgun sequence genome:
- the LOC138991789 gene encoding zinc finger protein 585A isoform X1, translating into MTMPANWTSPQKSLGLAPEEPGGSCEGSVSFRDVAVDFSREEWQQLDLDQKNLYRDVMLETCSHLLSIGYQVPETKVFMLEQGKEPWALQGEGPYQSCPEELWQIGDQIESYHQRENRSLRNVAFIKKVLTIQRDYAYKGIRKIIRVSQNIPSPKRPHHQCDLFGSALSCNLDLCNNNRNSGSKNINKITEYGKISSYTKQECTPTGEKLRDHNQCGKILNYKQVPSQHQKIHTGVKFYECPEFGNIFTQNSQLKVHLKVHTGEKLYVCIDCGKAFVQKPEFITHQRTHTREKPYKCSECGKAFFQVSSLFRHQRIHTGEKLYECSECGKGFSYNSDLSIHQKIHTGERHHECSECGKAFTQKSTLKMHQKIHTGERSYICIECGQAFIQKTHLIAHRRIHTGEKPYKCSNCGKSFISKSQLQVHQRTHTRMKPSMCSEYGNVFNNNSNLNTHKKVQIREKSSICTECGKAFTYRSELVIHQRIHTGEKPYECSDCGKAFTQKSALTVHQRIHTGEKSYICMKCGLAFIQKAHLIAHQIIHTGEKPYKCGHCGKSFTSKSQLHVHKRIHTGEKPYTCTKCGKAFTNRSNLITHQKTHTGEKSYICSKCGKAFTQRSDLITHQRIHTGEKPYECSTCGKSFTQKSHLNIHQKIHTGERQYECHECGKAFNQKSILIVHQKIHTGEKPYVCTECGRAFIRKSNFITHQRIHTGEKPYECSDCGKSFTSKSQLLVHQPIHTGEKPYVCALCGKAFSGRSNLSKHQKTHTGEKPYICSECGKTFRQKSELIIHHRIHTGEKPYECSDCGKSFTKKSQLQVHQRIHTGEKPYVCAECGKAFTDRSNLNKHQTTHTGDKPYKCVVCGKGFVQKSVLNVHQSIHT; encoded by the exons ATGACCATGCCAGCTAATTGGACCTCTCCTCAGAAATCCCTGGGCCTGGctccagaggaacctggcggctCATGTGAG GGATCAGTGTCCTTCAGGGACGTAGCTGTAGATTTCAGCAGAGAGGAGTGGCAGCAATTGGACCTTGATCAGAAAAACCTGTACCGGGATGTGATGCTGGAGACCTGTAGCCACTTGCTCTCAATAG GATATCAAGTTCCTGAAACCAAGGTTTTCATGTTGGAACAAGGAAAGGAGCCATGGGCACTGCAAGGTGAGGGCCCATATCAGAGCTGTCCAG aagaattGTGGCAGATTGGTGACCAGATAGAGAGCTATCATCAGAGAGAAAACAGATCTTTAAGAAATGTGGCTTTCATCAAGAAAGTATTGACTATACAGAGGGATTATGCATATAAGGGCATAAGAAAAATAATTCGTGTGAGCCAAAACATTCCTTCCCCAAAGAGACCTCATCATCAATGTGACTTATTTGGAAGTGCTTTAAGCTGTAATTTAGATTtatgcaataataatagaaacagtggATCAAAGAACATTAATAAGATTACTGAATATGGTAAAATTTCCTCCTATACTAAACAAGAGTGTACTCCAACAGGAGAGAAATTACGGGACCATAATCAATGTGGAAAAATTCTCAACTATAAACAAGTACCCTctcaacatcagaaaattcaTACTGGGGTGAAATTTTATGAATGTCCTGAATTTGGAAATATCTTCACTCAGAATTCACAACTCAaggtacatctgaaagttcatacAGGAGAAAAACTCTATGTATGTATTGACTGTGGGAAGGCTTTTGTACAGAAGCCAGAATTCATCACACATCAGAGAACTCATACTCGAGAGAAGCCCTAtaagtgcagtgaatgtgggaaagcctttttccaagtctcttctcttttcaggcatcagagaattcatactggagaaaaactctatgaatgcagtgaatgtgggaaaggcTTCTCTTATAACTCAGATCTTAGTATACATCAgaaaattcatactggagagagacACCATGAGTGCAGTGAGTGTGGGAAAGCATTCACGCAGAAGTCCACGCTCAAGATGCATCAGAAAATTCATACAGGTGAGAGATCGTATATATGTATTGAATGTGGACAAGCCTTCATCCAGAAGACCCACTTGATTGCACACCGAagaattcacactggagaaaaaccATATAAATGCAGTAATTGTGGAAAGTCCTTCATTTCCAAGTCACAGCTGCAGGTACATCAACGAACTCACACAAGAATGAAACCGTCTATGTGCAGCGAATATGGAAATGTTTTCAACAATAATTCCAACCTCAATACACATAAGAAGGTTCAAATTAGAGAGAAATCTTCCATATGTACTGAATGTGGTAAGGCGTTTACCTATAGGTCAGAGTTGGTTAtacatcagagaattcacaccGGAGAAAAGCCTTATGAATGTAGTGATTGTGGAAAAGCCTTCACTCAGAAGTCTGCACTCACAgtgcatcagagaattcatacaggAGAAAAATCGTATATATGCATGAAATGTGGTCTAGCCTTCATCCAGAAGGCACACTTGATAGCCCATCAAATaattcatacaggagagaaaccttataaatgtgGTCACTGTGGGAAATCCTTTACTTCCAAGTCACAACTCCATGTGCATAAACGAATTCACACAGGAGAAAAACCCTATACGTGCACTAAATGTGGGAAGGCATTCACTAACAGATCAAATCTCATTACACATCAGAAAACTCATACAGGAGAGAAATCCTATATATGTTCTAAATGTGGCAAGGCCTTCACTCAAAGATCAGATTTGATTacacatcagagaattcatactggggagaaaccttatgaatgcagtacctgtggaaaatccttcaccCAGAAGTCACACCTCAATATACACCAGAAAATTCACACTGGAGAGAGGCAATATGAATGCcatgaatgtgggaaagccttcaaccAGAAGTCAATACTCATTGTGCATCAGAAaattcatacaggagagaaaccctacGTGTGCACTGAGTGTGGGAGAGCCTTCATCCGGAAGTCAAACTTTATTactcatcagagaattcatactggggaGAAACCTTATGAATGCAGCGATTGTGGGAAGTCCTTCACCTCCAAATCTCAGCTCCTGGTGCATCAACCAATTCACACAGGAGAAAAACCATATGTGTGTGCTTtatgtgggaaagcctttagtGGCAGGTCAAATCTCAGTAAACACCAGAAaactcatactggagagaagccctaCATCTGTTCTGAATGTGGAAAGACCTTCAGACAAAAGTCAGAACTGATTATACACCATAggattcatactggagagaaaccttatgaatgCAGTGATTGTGGTAAATCCTTTACTAAGAAATCACAGCTCCAAGTGCATCAGCGCATTCATACAGGAGAGAAGCCTTATGTGTGTGCAGAGTGTGGAAAGGCCTTCACTGACAGGTCAAATTTGAATAAACACCAGACAACACACACCGGAGACAAACCCTATAAGTGTGTCGTCTGTGGGAAAGGCTTTGTTCAGAAGTCAGTGCTCAATGTGCATCAGAGTATTCACACTTAA
- the LOC138991789 gene encoding zinc finger protein 585A isoform X5, with protein sequence MTMPANWTSPQKSLGLAPEEPGGSCEGSVSFRDVAVDFSREEWQQLDLDQKNLYRDVMLETCSHLLSIGEKLRDHNQCGKILNYKQVPSQHQKIHTGVKFYECPEFGNIFTQNSQLKVHLKVHTGEKLYVCIDCGKAFVQKPEFITHQRTHTREKPYKCSECGKAFFQVSSLFRHQRIHTGEKLYECSECGKGFSYNSDLSIHQKIHTGERHHECSECGKAFTQKSTLKMHQKIHTGERSYICIECGQAFIQKTHLIAHRRIHTGEKPYKCSNCGKSFISKSQLQVHQRTHTRMKPSMCSEYGNVFNNNSNLNTHKKVQIREKSSICTECGKAFTYRSELVIHQRIHTGEKPYECSDCGKAFTQKSALTVHQRIHTGEKSYICMKCGLAFIQKAHLIAHQIIHTGEKPYKCGHCGKSFTSKSQLHVHKRIHTGEKPYTCTKCGKAFTNRSNLITHQKTHTGEKSYICSKCGKAFTQRSDLITHQRIHTGEKPYECSTCGKSFTQKSHLNIHQKIHTGERQYECHECGKAFNQKSILIVHQKIHTGEKPYVCTECGRAFIRKSNFITHQRIHTGEKPYECSDCGKSFTSKSQLLVHQPIHTGEKPYVCALCGKAFSGRSNLSKHQKTHTGEKPYICSECGKTFRQKSELIIHHRIHTGEKPYECSDCGKSFTKKSQLQVHQRIHTGEKPYVCAECGKAFTDRSNLNKHQTTHTGDKPYKCVVCGKGFVQKSVLNVHQSIHT encoded by the exons ATGACCATGCCAGCTAATTGGACCTCTCCTCAGAAATCCCTGGGCCTGGctccagaggaacctggcggctCATGTGAG GGATCAGTGTCCTTCAGGGACGTAGCTGTAGATTTCAGCAGAGAGGAGTGGCAGCAATTGGACCTTGATCAGAAAAACCTGTACCGGGATGTGATGCTGGAGACCTGTAGCCACTTGCTCTCAATAG GAGAGAAATTACGGGACCATAATCAATGTGGAAAAATTCTCAACTATAAACAAGTACCCTctcaacatcagaaaattcaTACTGGGGTGAAATTTTATGAATGTCCTGAATTTGGAAATATCTTCACTCAGAATTCACAACTCAaggtacatctgaaagttcatacAGGAGAAAAACTCTATGTATGTATTGACTGTGGGAAGGCTTTTGTACAGAAGCCAGAATTCATCACACATCAGAGAACTCATACTCGAGAGAAGCCCTAtaagtgcagtgaatgtgggaaagcctttttccaagtctcttctcttttcaggcatcagagaattcatactggagaaaaactctatgaatgcagtgaatgtgggaaaggcTTCTCTTATAACTCAGATCTTAGTATACATCAgaaaattcatactggagagagacACCATGAGTGCAGTGAGTGTGGGAAAGCATTCACGCAGAAGTCCACGCTCAAGATGCATCAGAAAATTCATACAGGTGAGAGATCGTATATATGTATTGAATGTGGACAAGCCTTCATCCAGAAGACCCACTTGATTGCACACCGAagaattcacactggagaaaaaccATATAAATGCAGTAATTGTGGAAAGTCCTTCATTTCCAAGTCACAGCTGCAGGTACATCAACGAACTCACACAAGAATGAAACCGTCTATGTGCAGCGAATATGGAAATGTTTTCAACAATAATTCCAACCTCAATACACATAAGAAGGTTCAAATTAGAGAGAAATCTTCCATATGTACTGAATGTGGTAAGGCGTTTACCTATAGGTCAGAGTTGGTTAtacatcagagaattcacaccGGAGAAAAGCCTTATGAATGTAGTGATTGTGGAAAAGCCTTCACTCAGAAGTCTGCACTCACAgtgcatcagagaattcatacaggAGAAAAATCGTATATATGCATGAAATGTGGTCTAGCCTTCATCCAGAAGGCACACTTGATAGCCCATCAAATaattcatacaggagagaaaccttataaatgtgGTCACTGTGGGAAATCCTTTACTTCCAAGTCACAACTCCATGTGCATAAACGAATTCACACAGGAGAAAAACCCTATACGTGCACTAAATGTGGGAAGGCATTCACTAACAGATCAAATCTCATTACACATCAGAAAACTCATACAGGAGAGAAATCCTATATATGTTCTAAATGTGGCAAGGCCTTCACTCAAAGATCAGATTTGATTacacatcagagaattcatactggggagaaaccttatgaatgcagtacctgtggaaaatccttcaccCAGAAGTCACACCTCAATATACACCAGAAAATTCACACTGGAGAGAGGCAATATGAATGCcatgaatgtgggaaagccttcaaccAGAAGTCAATACTCATTGTGCATCAGAAaattcatacaggagagaaaccctacGTGTGCACTGAGTGTGGGAGAGCCTTCATCCGGAAGTCAAACTTTATTactcatcagagaattcatactggggaGAAACCTTATGAATGCAGCGATTGTGGGAAGTCCTTCACCTCCAAATCTCAGCTCCTGGTGCATCAACCAATTCACACAGGAGAAAAACCATATGTGTGTGCTTtatgtgggaaagcctttagtGGCAGGTCAAATCTCAGTAAACACCAGAAaactcatactggagagaagccctaCATCTGTTCTGAATGTGGAAAGACCTTCAGACAAAAGTCAGAACTGATTATACACCATAggattcatactggagagaaaccttatgaatgCAGTGATTGTGGTAAATCCTTTACTAAGAAATCACAGCTCCAAGTGCATCAGCGCATTCATACAGGAGAGAAGCCTTATGTGTGTGCAGAGTGTGGAAAGGCCTTCACTGACAGGTCAAATTTGAATAAACACCAGACAACACACACCGGAGACAAACCCTATAAGTGTGTCGTCTGTGGGAAAGGCTTTGTTCAGAAGTCAGTGCTCAATGTGCATCAGAGTATTCACACTTAA
- the LOC138991789 gene encoding zinc finger protein 585A isoform X4, whose product MTMPANWTSPQKSLGLAPEEPGGSCEGSVSFRDVAVDFSREEWQQLDLDQKNLYRDVMLETCSHLLSIGYQVPETKVFMLEQGKEPWALQGEGPYQSCPGEKLRDHNQCGKILNYKQVPSQHQKIHTGVKFYECPEFGNIFTQNSQLKVHLKVHTGEKLYVCIDCGKAFVQKPEFITHQRTHTREKPYKCSECGKAFFQVSSLFRHQRIHTGEKLYECSECGKGFSYNSDLSIHQKIHTGERHHECSECGKAFTQKSTLKMHQKIHTGERSYICIECGQAFIQKTHLIAHRRIHTGEKPYKCSNCGKSFISKSQLQVHQRTHTRMKPSMCSEYGNVFNNNSNLNTHKKVQIREKSSICTECGKAFTYRSELVIHQRIHTGEKPYECSDCGKAFTQKSALTVHQRIHTGEKSYICMKCGLAFIQKAHLIAHQIIHTGEKPYKCGHCGKSFTSKSQLHVHKRIHTGEKPYTCTKCGKAFTNRSNLITHQKTHTGEKSYICSKCGKAFTQRSDLITHQRIHTGEKPYECSTCGKSFTQKSHLNIHQKIHTGERQYECHECGKAFNQKSILIVHQKIHTGEKPYVCTECGRAFIRKSNFITHQRIHTGEKPYECSDCGKSFTSKSQLLVHQPIHTGEKPYVCALCGKAFSGRSNLSKHQKTHTGEKPYICSECGKTFRQKSELIIHHRIHTGEKPYECSDCGKSFTKKSQLQVHQRIHTGEKPYVCAECGKAFTDRSNLNKHQTTHTGDKPYKCVVCGKGFVQKSVLNVHQSIHT is encoded by the exons ATGACCATGCCAGCTAATTGGACCTCTCCTCAGAAATCCCTGGGCCTGGctccagaggaacctggcggctCATGTGAG GGATCAGTGTCCTTCAGGGACGTAGCTGTAGATTTCAGCAGAGAGGAGTGGCAGCAATTGGACCTTGATCAGAAAAACCTGTACCGGGATGTGATGCTGGAGACCTGTAGCCACTTGCTCTCAATAG GATATCAAGTTCCTGAAACCAAGGTTTTCATGTTGGAACAAGGAAAGGAGCCATGGGCACTGCAAGGTGAGGGCCCATATCAGAGCTGTCCAG GAGAGAAATTACGGGACCATAATCAATGTGGAAAAATTCTCAACTATAAACAAGTACCCTctcaacatcagaaaattcaTACTGGGGTGAAATTTTATGAATGTCCTGAATTTGGAAATATCTTCACTCAGAATTCACAACTCAaggtacatctgaaagttcatacAGGAGAAAAACTCTATGTATGTATTGACTGTGGGAAGGCTTTTGTACAGAAGCCAGAATTCATCACACATCAGAGAACTCATACTCGAGAGAAGCCCTAtaagtgcagtgaatgtgggaaagcctttttccaagtctcttctcttttcaggcatcagagaattcatactggagaaaaactctatgaatgcagtgaatgtgggaaaggcTTCTCTTATAACTCAGATCTTAGTATACATCAgaaaattcatactggagagagacACCATGAGTGCAGTGAGTGTGGGAAAGCATTCACGCAGAAGTCCACGCTCAAGATGCATCAGAAAATTCATACAGGTGAGAGATCGTATATATGTATTGAATGTGGACAAGCCTTCATCCAGAAGACCCACTTGATTGCACACCGAagaattcacactggagaaaaaccATATAAATGCAGTAATTGTGGAAAGTCCTTCATTTCCAAGTCACAGCTGCAGGTACATCAACGAACTCACACAAGAATGAAACCGTCTATGTGCAGCGAATATGGAAATGTTTTCAACAATAATTCCAACCTCAATACACATAAGAAGGTTCAAATTAGAGAGAAATCTTCCATATGTACTGAATGTGGTAAGGCGTTTACCTATAGGTCAGAGTTGGTTAtacatcagagaattcacaccGGAGAAAAGCCTTATGAATGTAGTGATTGTGGAAAAGCCTTCACTCAGAAGTCTGCACTCACAgtgcatcagagaattcatacaggAGAAAAATCGTATATATGCATGAAATGTGGTCTAGCCTTCATCCAGAAGGCACACTTGATAGCCCATCAAATaattcatacaggagagaaaccttataaatgtgGTCACTGTGGGAAATCCTTTACTTCCAAGTCACAACTCCATGTGCATAAACGAATTCACACAGGAGAAAAACCCTATACGTGCACTAAATGTGGGAAGGCATTCACTAACAGATCAAATCTCATTACACATCAGAAAACTCATACAGGAGAGAAATCCTATATATGTTCTAAATGTGGCAAGGCCTTCACTCAAAGATCAGATTTGATTacacatcagagaattcatactggggagaaaccttatgaatgcagtacctgtggaaaatccttcaccCAGAAGTCACACCTCAATATACACCAGAAAATTCACACTGGAGAGAGGCAATATGAATGCcatgaatgtgggaaagccttcaaccAGAAGTCAATACTCATTGTGCATCAGAAaattcatacaggagagaaaccctacGTGTGCACTGAGTGTGGGAGAGCCTTCATCCGGAAGTCAAACTTTATTactcatcagagaattcatactggggaGAAACCTTATGAATGCAGCGATTGTGGGAAGTCCTTCACCTCCAAATCTCAGCTCCTGGTGCATCAACCAATTCACACAGGAGAAAAACCATATGTGTGTGCTTtatgtgggaaagcctttagtGGCAGGTCAAATCTCAGTAAACACCAGAAaactcatactggagagaagccctaCATCTGTTCTGAATGTGGAAAGACCTTCAGACAAAAGTCAGAACTGATTATACACCATAggattcatactggagagaaaccttatgaatgCAGTGATTGTGGTAAATCCTTTACTAAGAAATCACAGCTCCAAGTGCATCAGCGCATTCATACAGGAGAGAAGCCTTATGTGTGTGCAGAGTGTGGAAAGGCCTTCACTGACAGGTCAAATTTGAATAAACACCAGACAACACACACCGGAGACAAACCCTATAAGTGTGTCGTCTGTGGGAAAGGCTTTGTTCAGAAGTCAGTGCTCAATGTGCATCAGAGTATTCACACTTAA
- the LOC138991789 gene encoding zinc finger protein 585A isoform X2 — translation MLETCSHLLSIGYQVPETKVFMLEQGKEPWALQGEGPYQSCPEELWQIGDQIESYHQRENRSLRNVAFIKKVLTIQRDYAYKGIRKIIRVSQNIPSPKRPHHQCDLFGSALSCNLDLCNNNRNSGSKNINKITEYGKISSYTKQECTPTGEKLRDHNQCGKILNYKQVPSQHQKIHTGVKFYECPEFGNIFTQNSQLKVHLKVHTGEKLYVCIDCGKAFVQKPEFITHQRTHTREKPYKCSECGKAFFQVSSLFRHQRIHTGEKLYECSECGKGFSYNSDLSIHQKIHTGERHHECSECGKAFTQKSTLKMHQKIHTGERSYICIECGQAFIQKTHLIAHRRIHTGEKPYKCSNCGKSFISKSQLQVHQRTHTRMKPSMCSEYGNVFNNNSNLNTHKKVQIREKSSICTECGKAFTYRSELVIHQRIHTGEKPYECSDCGKAFTQKSALTVHQRIHTGEKSYICMKCGLAFIQKAHLIAHQIIHTGEKPYKCGHCGKSFTSKSQLHVHKRIHTGEKPYTCTKCGKAFTNRSNLITHQKTHTGEKSYICSKCGKAFTQRSDLITHQRIHTGEKPYECSTCGKSFTQKSHLNIHQKIHTGERQYECHECGKAFNQKSILIVHQKIHTGEKPYVCTECGRAFIRKSNFITHQRIHTGEKPYECSDCGKSFTSKSQLLVHQPIHTGEKPYVCALCGKAFSGRSNLSKHQKTHTGEKPYICSECGKTFRQKSELIIHHRIHTGEKPYECSDCGKSFTKKSQLQVHQRIHTGEKPYVCAECGKAFTDRSNLNKHQTTHTGDKPYKCVVCGKGFVQKSVLNVHQSIHT, via the exons ATGCTGGAGACCTGTAGCCACTTGCTCTCAATAG GATATCAAGTTCCTGAAACCAAGGTTTTCATGTTGGAACAAGGAAAGGAGCCATGGGCACTGCAAGGTGAGGGCCCATATCAGAGCTGTCCAG aagaattGTGGCAGATTGGTGACCAGATAGAGAGCTATCATCAGAGAGAAAACAGATCTTTAAGAAATGTGGCTTTCATCAAGAAAGTATTGACTATACAGAGGGATTATGCATATAAGGGCATAAGAAAAATAATTCGTGTGAGCCAAAACATTCCTTCCCCAAAGAGACCTCATCATCAATGTGACTTATTTGGAAGTGCTTTAAGCTGTAATTTAGATTtatgcaataataatagaaacagtggATCAAAGAACATTAATAAGATTACTGAATATGGTAAAATTTCCTCCTATACTAAACAAGAGTGTACTCCAACAGGAGAGAAATTACGGGACCATAATCAATGTGGAAAAATTCTCAACTATAAACAAGTACCCTctcaacatcagaaaattcaTACTGGGGTGAAATTTTATGAATGTCCTGAATTTGGAAATATCTTCACTCAGAATTCACAACTCAaggtacatctgaaagttcatacAGGAGAAAAACTCTATGTATGTATTGACTGTGGGAAGGCTTTTGTACAGAAGCCAGAATTCATCACACATCAGAGAACTCATACTCGAGAGAAGCCCTAtaagtgcagtgaatgtgggaaagcctttttccaagtctcttctcttttcaggcatcagagaattcatactggagaaaaactctatgaatgcagtgaatgtgggaaaggcTTCTCTTATAACTCAGATCTTAGTATACATCAgaaaattcatactggagagagacACCATGAGTGCAGTGAGTGTGGGAAAGCATTCACGCAGAAGTCCACGCTCAAGATGCATCAGAAAATTCATACAGGTGAGAGATCGTATATATGTATTGAATGTGGACAAGCCTTCATCCAGAAGACCCACTTGATTGCACACCGAagaattcacactggagaaaaaccATATAAATGCAGTAATTGTGGAAAGTCCTTCATTTCCAAGTCACAGCTGCAGGTACATCAACGAACTCACACAAGAATGAAACCGTCTATGTGCAGCGAATATGGAAATGTTTTCAACAATAATTCCAACCTCAATACACATAAGAAGGTTCAAATTAGAGAGAAATCTTCCATATGTACTGAATGTGGTAAGGCGTTTACCTATAGGTCAGAGTTGGTTAtacatcagagaattcacaccGGAGAAAAGCCTTATGAATGTAGTGATTGTGGAAAAGCCTTCACTCAGAAGTCTGCACTCACAgtgcatcagagaattcatacaggAGAAAAATCGTATATATGCATGAAATGTGGTCTAGCCTTCATCCAGAAGGCACACTTGATAGCCCATCAAATaattcatacaggagagaaaccttataaatgtgGTCACTGTGGGAAATCCTTTACTTCCAAGTCACAACTCCATGTGCATAAACGAATTCACACAGGAGAAAAACCCTATACGTGCACTAAATGTGGGAAGGCATTCACTAACAGATCAAATCTCATTACACATCAGAAAACTCATACAGGAGAGAAATCCTATATATGTTCTAAATGTGGCAAGGCCTTCACTCAAAGATCAGATTTGATTacacatcagagaattcatactggggagaaaccttatgaatgcagtacctgtggaaaatccttcaccCAGAAGTCACACCTCAATATACACCAGAAAATTCACACTGGAGAGAGGCAATATGAATGCcatgaatgtgggaaagccttcaaccAGAAGTCAATACTCATTGTGCATCAGAAaattcatacaggagagaaaccctacGTGTGCACTGAGTGTGGGAGAGCCTTCATCCGGAAGTCAAACTTTATTactcatcagagaattcatactggggaGAAACCTTATGAATGCAGCGATTGTGGGAAGTCCTTCACCTCCAAATCTCAGCTCCTGGTGCATCAACCAATTCACACAGGAGAAAAACCATATGTGTGTGCTTtatgtgggaaagcctttagtGGCAGGTCAAATCTCAGTAAACACCAGAAaactcatactggagagaagccctaCATCTGTTCTGAATGTGGAAAGACCTTCAGACAAAAGTCAGAACTGATTATACACCATAggattcatactggagagaaaccttatgaatgCAGTGATTGTGGTAAATCCTTTACTAAGAAATCACAGCTCCAAGTGCATCAGCGCATTCATACAGGAGAGAAGCCTTATGTGTGTGCAGAGTGTGGAAAGGCCTTCACTGACAGGTCAAATTTGAATAAACACCAGACAACACACACCGGAGACAAACCCTATAAGTGTGTCGTCTGTGGGAAAGGCTTTGTTCAGAAGTCAGTGCTCAATGTGCATCAGAGTATTCACACTTAA